In one Diabrotica virgifera virgifera chromosome 7, PGI_DIABVI_V3a genomic region, the following are encoded:
- the LOC126888406 gene encoding uncharacterized protein LOC126888406: MENRLSVEKSNQKMSRAQRIIESALKQISQDDVSQSYNETAVNNKIEIYDDATQTSGSTELAAPDLTAESQNDMSSNSAMQEEIITSCDDDYVDNTSEDENWEPLSKKSKQRYYNRVYSSDSEDTDTSSDRFSSNINKNCNASTHNVVISSSDSDIAKKRVRKRFRNELNWKKTAAKIKRNSGSSYINSSGKTIEAKSLKPPCSINCRLKCTEKINNQERQIIFNNFYALQDLTRQRDWIVRNIKKVQPKYRYTKEGSKRSYNNNYFFECNGSKIQVCRHFFLNTLDISKRTVSTALEKCNNEGFIEGERRGKHGKHIKLDDNLLQGMFNFINAIPRIESHYLRNQTTREYIDGGKTLSDLHRDYKLECQQNKTLFGNYTAFRKTFLEKFNISFFIPKKDNCSTCEQYKNCPENEEFKLIYDAHLEVKEQAREEKRIDSLRAKNKECVTAAFDLQAVLPTPCGDASLFYYKRRLSTLNFTVYDIGNATGFCYVWNEAQARRGSNEIGSCLLYFLQNNCQNRDVIFYSDNCPGQNKNQTIPLAFLYAVEKFNVNSITHKFLPTGHTQNEGDMVHSLIEKQKKLALRSGTISVPAQWITVIQTAKKNGNPLKVQELSTEDVKDIKQMMGNKSNFSKNTLGETVKWKEISVVRVERGSPFHIFYKYNFKDEFKVLDIREKKRGRQAQLKLKPAYNDPPGISSAKKQDLLSLCTSNIINKQYHNFYESLPISNSVDTNNC, encoded by the exons ATGGAAAATAGATTATCTGTAGAAAAATCCAATCAAAAAATGTCAAGAGCCCAAAGAATAATTGAGTCGGCTTTAAAACAAATATCTCAAG ATGATGTATCACAATCTTATAATGAGACAGCTGTTAATAACAAAATAGAAATTTATGATGATGCTACACAAACAAGTGGGTCTACTGAATTGGCTGCACCTGATTTAACTGCTGAATCTCAAAATGATATGTCTTCTAATTCAGCCATGCAGGAGGAAATAATTACATCATGTGATGATGACTATGTTGATAATACTTCCGAGGATGAAAATTGGGAACCATTGTCAAAAAAAAGCAAGCAACGGTATTATAATAGAGTATATTCAAGTGATTCAGAGGACACAGATACTTCATCAGACAGGTTTAGtagtaatattaataaaaattgtaatgCTAGTACTCATAATGTAGTTATAAGTAGTTCTGATAGTGACATAGCAAAGAAGCGTGTACGGAAAAGGTTTCGTAACGAATTAAATTGGAAAAAAACTGCAGCAAAAATCAAACGCAATTCAGGAAGTTCGTATATTAATTCAAGTGGTAAAACGATTGAAGCAAAATCATTAAAGCCTCCATGCAGTATAAACTGTCGTCTAAAATGCACTGAGAAGATTAATAATCAAGAACGTCAAATAATTTTCAACAACTTCTATGCTTTACAAGACCTAACACGTCAGAGAGACTGGATTGTAAGGAATATAAAGAAGGTCCAACCAAAATATCGGTATACTAAAGAAGGAAGCAAACGATCTTAtaataacaattatttttttgaatgtaATGGTAGTAAAATACAGGTATGTAGGCACTTTTTCTTGAACACATTAGACATTAGTAAAAGAACTGTTAGTACTGCTTTAGAAAAATGCAACAATGAGGGATTTATTGAAGGTGAGCGACGTGGTAAGCATGGGAAACACATAAAACTTGATGACAATTTATTACAAGGCATGTTCAATTTTATCAATGCAATTCCTAGGATAGAATCCCATTATTTGAGGAATCAAACTACAAGGGAATACATAGATGGTGGCAAAACCCTTTCTGATTTACATAGAGATTATAAACTTGAATGCcaacaaaataaaacattgtttggtaattatacagctttcagaaaaacatttttagaaaaatttaacaTAAGTTTTTTTATTCCGAAAAAAGACAATTGCAGTACATGTGAACAATATAAAAATTGTCcagaaaatgaagaatttaaattaatttatgaTGCACATTTAGAAGTAAAGGAACAAGCTAGGGAAGAGAAAAGAATAGATTCATTAAGGGCAAAAAATAAAGAGTGTGTCACAGCTGCTTTTGACCTACAAGCTGTGCTACCAACTCCATGTGGAGATGCATCCTTATTCTATTATAAAAGACGACTTTCCACCTTAAATTTTACGGTATATGATATAGGAAATGCCACTGGATTTTGCTATGTATGGAACGAAGCTCAGGCAAGACGAGGCAGTAACGAAATTGGTTCTTGTCTTCTATATTTTCTACAGAACAATTGCCAAAATAGAGATGTCATATTCTATTCTGACAATTGTCCTGGGCAAAATAAAAATCAGACAATCCCGTTAGCCTTTCTCTATGCAGtagaaaaatttaatgttaattctATTACTCACAAGTTTTTGCCGACTGGACATACCCAAAATGAAGGTGACATGGTCCACTCATtgatcgaaaaacaaaaaaaattagcgTTACGTTCTGGCACTATTTCTGTTCCAGCGCAATGGATCACTGTTATTCAGACAGCTAAAAAAAATGGTAATCCACTAAAGGTTCAAGAGCTGAGTACAGAGGATGTTAAGGACATAAAGCAAATGATGGGAAATAAATCAAATTTCTCAAAAAATACCTTAGGCGAGACTGTGAAATGGAAAGAAATTAGTGTCGTTCGAGTTGAAAGAGGAAGCCCATTCCATATTTTTTATAAGTACAATTTCAAAGATGAATTTAAGGTTTTAGATATAAGAGAAAAAAAGAGAGGACGACAAGCACAATTAAAATTGAAACCAGCGTACAATGACCCTCCTGGCATTTCGTCTGCTAAAAAACAAGATTTGTTGTCCCTTTGTACatctaatataataaataaacagtATCACAATTTTTATGAGTCTTTGCCGATTTCAAATTCAGTTGATACAAACAATTGTTAG